One window of Erwinia aphidicola genomic DNA carries:
- a CDS encoding GNAT family N-acetyltransferase, with product MNIVIRRAARPDAKLILAMIAELAEYEKALHEVVASQQDIEESLFAADSKSEALICEIDGEAAGYAVFFTSYSTWLGKNGIYLEDLYVSPRFRGHKAGKTLLRHIAQLAVARNCGRLEWSVLDWNQPAIDFYKSLGAAPQDEWVRYRMEGKVLTDFAES from the coding sequence ATGAATATCGTTATCCGCCGCGCCGCACGCCCGGACGCTAAACTGATCCTCGCGATGATCGCCGAGCTGGCCGAATATGAGAAAGCGCTACATGAAGTGGTTGCCAGCCAGCAGGACATCGAAGAGTCGCTGTTTGCTGCGGATAGCAAATCCGAAGCGCTGATCTGCGAAATCGACGGTGAGGCGGCGGGCTACGCGGTGTTCTTTACCAGCTACTCTACCTGGCTGGGCAAAAACGGTATTTATCTTGAAGATCTCTACGTCTCCCCGCGTTTTCGCGGCCATAAAGCTGGTAAAACTCTGCTGCGCCATATCGCTCAGCTGGCGGTCGCGCGCAACTGTGGCCGCCTGGAGTGGAGCGTGCTCGACTGGAACCAGCCTGCCATCGACTTCTATAAAAGCCTTGGCGCCGCGCCGCAGGATGAGTGGGTGCGCTACCGCATGGAGGGCAAGGTGCTGACGGATTTCGCTGAATCCTGA
- a CDS encoding LLM class flavin-dependent oxidoreductase, which produces MSQNPQRIKLGLMLQGAGGFMNAWRHHRVPADASVNVNWYHQLARQAEDAGLDFLFVADGLHINEKSLPHFLNRFEPVALLSSLASVTERIGLAGTISTSYSDPFTVARQLATLDLLSHGRAGWNVVTSPLEGSARNFGKTHPEHGQRYQIAREYIEVVQGLWNSWEEDAFIRDKQSGEFFDASKLHKLNHQGDHFSVEGPLNIQRSPQGQPVIFQAGASESGIRLAAATADAVFTNARTLEEAEGYAASLREQVAQQGREAVGIFPGISPIIGATQQEAEEKYQYLLSLLTLEQALNYLGRFFDHHDFSQYDPDAPFPQLGSLGENSFRSTTDQIKRLAAEEKLTLREVALRTTLPKGEFFGTPEQVADTFIRWVEQGGASGFIICGPVLNEALEDVVRYVLPILEARGYWHQDDSRTLRERLGIGRHEQRITHTHHAA; this is translated from the coding sequence ATGAGCCAGAATCCACAACGGATCAAACTTGGTCTGATGCTGCAGGGCGCGGGTGGTTTTATGAATGCGTGGCGCCATCATCGCGTCCCGGCGGATGCCAGCGTCAACGTTAACTGGTATCACCAGCTGGCACGCCAGGCGGAAGATGCCGGGCTGGATTTCCTGTTTGTTGCCGACGGGCTGCACATCAATGAAAAATCCCTGCCGCATTTCCTCAACCGTTTCGAGCCGGTGGCGCTGCTCTCATCGCTGGCCTCGGTGACCGAGCGCATCGGGCTGGCCGGAACCATCTCCACCTCCTACAGCGATCCGTTTACCGTCGCGCGCCAGCTGGCAACGCTCGACCTGCTCAGCCACGGGCGCGCAGGCTGGAACGTGGTGACCTCGCCGCTCGAAGGCTCGGCGCGCAACTTTGGTAAAACACATCCGGAGCACGGCCAGCGTTATCAGATAGCGCGCGAATATATCGAGGTAGTGCAGGGGCTGTGGAACAGTTGGGAAGAGGACGCCTTTATTCGTGATAAGCAGAGCGGCGAGTTTTTTGACGCCAGCAAGCTGCACAAGCTGAATCATCAGGGCGATCACTTCTCGGTCGAGGGGCCGCTCAATATTCAGCGCTCCCCACAGGGGCAGCCGGTGATCTTCCAGGCGGGCGCCTCTGAGTCCGGTATTCGCCTGGCGGCGGCGACGGCTGACGCGGTGTTTACCAACGCGCGCACGCTGGAGGAAGCCGAAGGCTACGCTGCCAGCCTGCGCGAACAGGTGGCGCAGCAGGGGCGTGAAGCGGTGGGGATCTTCCCCGGCATCAGCCCGATTATTGGCGCCACGCAACAGGAGGCCGAAGAGAAATATCAGTACCTGCTCTCCCTGCTGACGCTGGAGCAGGCGCTGAACTACCTTGGCCGCTTCTTCGACCATCACGACTTCAGCCAGTATGACCCGGACGCGCCTTTCCCGCAGCTGGGTAGCCTGGGCGAGAACAGCTTCCGTTCCACTACCGATCAGATCAAACGACTGGCGGCAGAAGAAAAGTTAACGCTGCGTGAGGTTGCCCTGCGCACCACGCTGCCGAAAGGCGAGTTTTTCGGCACGCCAGAGCAGGTGGCCGACACCTTTATCCGCTGGGTTGAGCAGGGTGGCGCCAGCGGGTTTATCATCTGCGGCCCGGTGCTGAACGAAGCGCTGGAGGATGTGGTGCGCTACGTACTGCCGATCCTTGAAGCGCGTGGATACTGGCACCAGGACGACAGCCGCACGCTGCGCGAACGGTTGGGGATTGGCAGGCACGAGCAGCGCATAACTCATACTCATCACGCTGCGTGA